A DNA window from Nitrospira sp. contains the following coding sequences:
- a CDS encoding Putative ionic transporter y4hA (Evidence 3 : Putative function from multiple computational evidences; MaGe:77310584): MKLTPTIEQEWSLFVSGGTSVAFLIFGQRWLGDLSNPLWFALMFAWLFAVILLSAFAVVRHAESLATKMGEPGGTLILTLAVTGIEVMMISAVMLTGKGNPSLARDAMFAVVMIALNGMIGFSLLLGGLRYHEQTYNLQGANAFLAVIIPLAVLSLVLPNFTVSSPGPTLSPRQSVVLTIMSIGLYAVFLAMQISRHRNYFIAPASPEREEASYWHCASGDQDRSAAHLMLLLVAHLLPVVILAGQIAVPITHAIHELHAPPALAGVLVSVLVLSPESMSAVRAAMSNQLQRSVNLLLGSVLATISLTIPAVLTVGFVMDQTIVLGLDPVGMTLLLLTLGLSLLTFASARTNILLGAVHLLIFLAYVMLIFER, translated from the coding sequence ATGAAGCTCACTCCCACCATCGAACAGGAATGGTCGCTTTTCGTGAGCGGCGGCACCTCGGTGGCTTTTCTCATCTTCGGACAGAGATGGCTGGGGGACCTGTCGAATCCCCTGTGGTTCGCGCTCATGTTCGCCTGGCTGTTTGCGGTCATTCTGCTGTCGGCCTTTGCGGTCGTCCGGCATGCCGAGAGTTTGGCCACAAAAATGGGCGAGCCGGGAGGCACGCTCATTCTGACGCTGGCCGTCACCGGCATTGAAGTCATGATGATCAGCGCCGTCATGCTGACCGGCAAAGGCAATCCCTCGCTTGCGCGGGATGCGATGTTCGCCGTCGTCATGATTGCACTGAACGGCATGATCGGCTTTTCTCTCTTGCTGGGGGGATTGCGGTATCACGAACAAACCTACAACCTGCAAGGGGCAAACGCCTTTCTGGCGGTGATCATCCCCCTGGCCGTGCTGAGCCTGGTCCTGCCCAACTTCACAGTGTCTTCCCCAGGCCCGACCTTGTCGCCTCGCCAATCGGTCGTGCTCACCATTATGTCGATCGGGCTCTACGCGGTCTTCCTCGCCATGCAGATCTCCCGGCATCGCAACTATTTCATCGCGCCGGCCTCGCCGGAACGGGAAGAAGCCTCCTACTGGCACTGCGCCTCCGGCGATCAAGACCGCTCGGCGGCACACCTGATGCTGTTGCTGGTGGCGCACCTGCTGCCGGTCGTGATCCTCGCCGGCCAGATTGCGGTCCCTATCACCCACGCTATCCATGAGTTGCACGCACCCCCGGCCCTAGCTGGGGTGCTCGTATCCGTGCTGGTCTTGTCGCCCGAGTCGATGAGCGCCGTGCGCGCCGCGATGAGCAATCAACTCCAGCGCTCCGTCAATTTGTTATTGGGATCGGTCCTAGCCACCATCAGTCTGACGATCCCCGCAGTCCTGACCGTCGGGTTTGTCATGGACCAGACCATCGTCCTTGGGCTCGACCCCGTCGGCATGACCCTGTTGCTGCTGACGCTCGGGCTCAGTCTCCTGACCTTTGCCAGTGCCCGCACAAACATCCTGCTCGGAGCGGTGCACCTGCTAATTTTTCTCGCCTATGTCATGCTGATTTTCGAACGATAG
- a CDS encoding Cation efflux system protein CzcA (MaGe:77310585), which translates to MVARLLDISLRQRMLVVLVAVLLGIGGLYSFRTIPIDAFPDVTSVLVQVVTKAPGLSPAEVERLVTYPIELQLTGVPALTEMRSLTKVGLSLITIVFDDSMDINLARQLVLERLLEANDVLPPGVEPTLVPNSTGLGEVFQYYLADSRVPAQDEAVTHQSLIDQRTIQDWVIRPMLKSTPEVIDVNSMGGFVKQYQVLVEPALLRKYNLTLREVFNAVSSNNANAGGNILEKHDEKYIVRGIGLIRSLEDVERIVIKETGGTPVFVGDVAQVLIDHAVRHGATVLNGDREVVTGIVLMLRGGNARDVVEGIKARIADIHARNLLPEGLSIVPFYDRIELITAALNTVYKSLGEGVVLVVVVLVLFLGNLRSALIVVATLLLAPLGTFIVMNQVGLTANLMSLGGLAIAIGMIVDGSVVVVENVYRHLSEHTSAAIPRLELITRAVKEVGQPVVFGILIIILVFLPLLSLQGMEGKMFKPLAYTIMIALLISLALSLTLSPVLCSLMLTRGSEEDPWIVRSAKRLYEPSLRWALANRTLVLGMAVGSLLGSLALFPLLGSEFIPILNEGSVAPQTIRLPSVSLPASIEIEKRMQQAIMEFPEVEMVVSKIGRTELGNDPQEPNESDPVVRLRPLDQWTTARTMPELMQKFRERLTNIPGATFLISQPIQQRVDELISGVRTEATVKLFGDDLEVLRSKAEEIASQLNTVRGVRDIKIEQLFGQPYLTIDIDRGKIARHGINVSDVRDIISTAIGGEAATRVYEGQQRFDLVVRFPEQYRDSAETISNILVTGGDGALIPLADLGQVRLEEGPGRISREKLQRYVSIGFNTMGRDIGSLVAEAQEKIATQVALPAGYTVAWGGSFENMERAMSKLRLIVPITIGLIFLLLYSTFDSLRQATLIILNLPFALIGGVVALWLTGEYLSVPASIGFINLFGVAVLNGIVLVSCMNALREEGASLDEAVTSGALLRLRPVLMTALVALLGLVPLAFAHGIGSEVQRPLAIVVIGGLVSSTLLTLIVLPILYRWIEGSAQQSPQPADSLPTLDAAQKEH; encoded by the coding sequence ATGGTTGCCCGCCTGCTCGACATTTCACTCCGCCAGCGCATGCTCGTCGTGCTCGTCGCGGTCCTGCTCGGCATCGGAGGGCTCTACTCCTTTCGAACCATTCCGATCGATGCCTTTCCCGATGTCACCAGCGTGCTGGTGCAAGTCGTCACTAAAGCGCCGGGATTGTCCCCCGCCGAAGTCGAACGGCTGGTCACCTACCCGATCGAACTCCAGCTAACCGGCGTCCCCGCCCTGACGGAAATGCGTTCCTTGACCAAGGTCGGCCTCTCGCTCATCACCATCGTCTTCGACGATTCGATGGACATCAACCTTGCGCGCCAGTTAGTCCTCGAACGGCTGCTTGAAGCGAACGACGTGCTGCCTCCCGGTGTAGAACCGACACTGGTGCCGAACAGCACCGGGTTGGGCGAGGTGTTCCAGTATTACCTGGCCGACTCCCGCGTCCCCGCCCAGGACGAGGCTGTGACGCACCAGAGCCTGATCGATCAACGTACGATTCAGGACTGGGTCATCCGGCCGATGCTGAAAAGCACTCCGGAAGTGATCGACGTGAATTCCATGGGCGGCTTCGTCAAACAGTATCAAGTGCTGGTCGAGCCAGCCCTGCTGCGGAAATACAACCTCACGCTTCGAGAAGTCTTCAATGCGGTCTCGAGCAACAACGCCAACGCCGGCGGCAACATTCTCGAAAAGCATGACGAAAAATATATCGTCCGCGGCATCGGCTTGATCCGGTCGCTCGAAGACGTCGAACGCATCGTGATCAAGGAAACCGGCGGCACACCGGTCTTTGTCGGCGACGTGGCGCAGGTGTTGATCGACCACGCGGTCCGGCATGGCGCCACCGTGCTGAACGGAGACCGCGAAGTGGTGACGGGGATCGTCCTGATGCTGCGCGGCGGAAACGCCCGCGACGTCGTCGAAGGCATCAAGGCGCGCATTGCCGACATCCATGCCCGCAACCTTCTGCCGGAAGGCCTGAGTATTGTCCCGTTTTACGACCGCATCGAATTGATCACCGCCGCATTGAACACGGTCTATAAGTCACTGGGCGAAGGCGTCGTCCTGGTCGTCGTGGTGCTGGTCCTCTTCCTCGGCAACCTGCGCAGCGCATTGATCGTCGTCGCGACCCTGCTGCTCGCCCCCCTGGGCACGTTCATCGTGATGAACCAGGTCGGGCTCACCGCCAATCTCATGTCGCTGGGCGGACTGGCCATCGCCATCGGCATGATCGTGGACGGCTCCGTGGTCGTGGTCGAGAACGTCTACCGGCATCTCTCGGAGCATACCTCCGCGGCGATCCCGCGCCTTGAGCTGATTACCCGGGCGGTCAAAGAGGTCGGCCAGCCGGTCGTCTTCGGCATCCTGATTATCATTCTGGTGTTTCTGCCACTGCTGTCCCTGCAGGGGATGGAAGGCAAGATGTTCAAGCCGCTCGCCTACACCATTATGATCGCGCTCTTGATCTCTCTGGCGCTCTCGCTGACGCTCTCGCCGGTCCTCTGCTCTCTCATGTTAACTCGCGGCAGTGAAGAAGATCCTTGGATCGTTCGCTCGGCCAAACGTCTGTATGAGCCGTCGCTTCGATGGGCACTGGCGAACAGAACGCTGGTGCTGGGCATGGCTGTCGGCTCGCTGCTCGGCAGCCTGGCGCTGTTTCCGCTTTTGGGCAGTGAGTTCATCCCGATCCTGAACGAAGGCAGCGTCGCCCCGCAAACGATTCGACTGCCGAGCGTCTCGTTGCCCGCCTCGATCGAAATCGAAAAACGCATGCAGCAGGCCATCATGGAATTCCCCGAGGTGGAGATGGTGGTCTCGAAGATCGGCCGCACCGAACTGGGAAACGATCCGCAGGAACCGAACGAGAGCGATCCTGTAGTCCGCCTCCGTCCTTTGGACCAATGGACTACCGCGCGCACCATGCCCGAACTGATGCAGAAGTTCCGCGAGCGGCTGACCAATATCCCGGGCGCGACCTTCCTCATCAGCCAGCCCATTCAACAGCGGGTCGATGAGCTGATTTCAGGCGTCCGGACAGAAGCCACCGTCAAGCTCTTCGGAGACGACCTGGAAGTCCTGCGCAGCAAGGCCGAAGAAATCGCCAGCCAGCTGAACACCGTGCGCGGGGTGCGGGACATCAAGATCGAGCAGCTCTTCGGGCAGCCCTATCTCACCATCGACATCGATCGCGGAAAAATTGCGCGTCATGGCATCAACGTGTCCGATGTCCGGGACATCATCAGCACCGCAATCGGCGGCGAAGCCGCGACGCGCGTCTATGAGGGGCAGCAACGATTCGACCTAGTCGTCCGCTTTCCCGAGCAATACCGAGACAGCGCCGAAACGATCAGCAACATTCTGGTCACCGGCGGGGACGGGGCGCTGATTCCCCTCGCCGACCTTGGACAGGTCCGCCTGGAGGAAGGACCAGGACGGATCAGCCGGGAAAAACTTCAGCGGTATGTCTCCATCGGGTTCAATACGATGGGGCGCGACATCGGCAGCTTGGTCGCTGAAGCGCAGGAGAAAATCGCCACCCAGGTGGCGCTTCCCGCCGGATACACCGTCGCCTGGGGAGGCTCGTTCGAAAATATGGAACGAGCCATGTCCAAACTCCGGCTCATCGTGCCCATCACCATTGGACTGATCTTCCTTTTGCTGTACTCCACCTTCGATTCGCTGCGTCAGGCGACCCTCATTATTTTGAACCTCCCCTTCGCATTGATCGGCGGAGTGGTCGCGCTCTGGCTGACGGGGGAATATCTCAGCGTGCCGGCCTCAATCGGCTTCATCAACCTCTTCGGCGTAGCGGTGCTGAACGGAATCGTGCTGGTCTCCTGCATGAATGCCCTGCGCGAGGAAGGCGCCTCCCTGGACGAGGCGGTGACGTCCGGAGCCTTGCTGCGCCTGCGGCCGGTCCTCATGACCGCACTGGTCGCGTTGCTCGGGTTGGTTCCCCTCGCATTTGCCCATGGAATCGGCTCGGAGGTACAACGCCCTTTGGCGATCGTCGTCATCGGCGGACTCGTCAGCTCCACCTTGCTGACGTTGATCGTCCTTCCGATCCTCTATCGATGGATTGAAGGCTCTGCGCAACAGAGCCCTCAGCCGGCAGACAGCCTCCCCACCCTCGACGCTGCTCAGAAAGAGCATTAG
- a CDS encoding Cobalt/zinc/cadmium efflux RND transporter, membrane fusion protein, CzcB family (MaGe:77310586), translating into MAREAGLRLTAGLLLCLAAIAAGCDQSPSDAVAVKTPVAADAPGLITLSAEEISRIGLVAQPASRSDFRTYRDFPAILQPNERAMADITTLVRGRVVDVYADLGQQVEANALLAILYSSNLGLAQSAYLKSQAKLHVAEQAYARAKFLLQEQVIGEAEAQRRHAELLSMQAEAHEARDHLKLLGMSDSEFRRLDKSRDIRSHVPIVAPFAGRIIGRNLTRGEVVETTEKLFVLADLSEVWVRANIPEKDIPFVHAIHAAGGLQAEVRVNAYPRETFKGTITYVGDILDPATRTMQVRLELPNPEGRLKPEMFATIRLFSESQPDRLAVPESALQRDQNRTFVFVQRTATEYEVREVQVGESNGTHSTILGGLAEGEPVVTHGAFILKSEFLKKQV; encoded by the coding sequence ATGGCCAGGGAAGCGGGGCTTCGCCTGACCGCCGGCCTCCTGCTCTGCCTGGCCGCAATCGCCGCCGGATGCGACCAGTCTCCTAGCGATGCCGTGGCGGTCAAGACGCCCGTGGCGGCCGATGCGCCCGGACTGATTACCCTGTCCGCGGAGGAGATTTCCAGAATCGGGCTCGTCGCTCAACCGGCGTCTCGAAGCGACTTCCGCACCTATCGGGACTTTCCCGCGATCTTGCAACCGAACGAGCGCGCGATGGCGGACATTACCACCCTGGTCCGCGGGCGAGTCGTGGATGTCTATGCAGACTTGGGGCAACAGGTCGAAGCCAATGCCCTCCTGGCCATTCTCTACAGCAGCAACCTGGGTCTGGCGCAATCCGCCTATCTGAAGTCGCAAGCGAAACTCCATGTCGCCGAACAAGCCTATGCGCGAGCCAAATTTCTGTTGCAAGAACAAGTGATCGGCGAGGCGGAAGCGCAGCGCCGGCACGCGGAATTGCTCAGCATGCAGGCGGAAGCCCATGAGGCGCGCGACCACCTCAAGCTGCTCGGCATGAGCGACAGCGAGTTTCGCCGGCTCGACAAGAGCCGGGACATCCGTTCCCATGTGCCGATTGTGGCCCCTTTCGCCGGACGCATCATCGGGCGCAACCTGACCAGGGGAGAAGTCGTCGAGACCACGGAAAAGTTGTTCGTGCTCGCCGATCTCTCTGAAGTCTGGGTGCGCGCCAACATCCCTGAAAAAGACATTCCGTTTGTCCACGCCATCCATGCCGCCGGCGGCCTGCAGGCGGAGGTGCGCGTCAATGCCTATCCGCGGGAAACCTTCAAGGGCACAATCACCTACGTGGGAGATATCCTGGATCCCGCCACGCGCACCATGCAGGTACGGCTCGAACTCCCCAACCCCGAGGGACGGCTGAAACCGGAGATGTTCGCCACCATCCGTCTCTTCTCTGAATCGCAACCGGACCGGCTGGCCGTCCCGGAATCCGCGCTGCAACGAGACCAGAACCGGACCTTCGTCTTCGTGCAACGCACCGCGACGGAGTATGAAGTCCGCGAAGTCCAAGTCGGAGAATCCAACGGCACCCATAGCACCATCCTCGGAGGCCTCGCCGAAGGCGAGCCGGTCGTCACGCACGGCGCCTTTATTTTGAAATCCGAGTTCTTGAAGAAACAAGTCTGA
- a CDS encoding Heavy metal RND efflux outer membrane protein, CzcC family (MaGe:77310587), giving the protein MRIYSVLSRIGLSAALYAIALPAPPSFALEPAPSAYTLDSILDLALAKNPAVSSAEGTIDQQRGQQTAAGAYPNPTVTGYMGYGEVRDNGRADIRESLAREKLTEYNVTIGQPLEWPAMRAARQKVADAGLATANAGMSETRLQLTTQVKVAFYDLLLAQRDAALAQQNLDTVESVTRIVKARVKSGEAPQFESIKAEVEVLKARQQLARAENAVRVNRAVVDTLTGGALGPTYVIQGDFMGMSKEVHLDELIVRMGTEHPSIQRLLKSVEQSDWKIEFERQSRIPSVTVSGSYWREIGREAVQGGLSIPMPLWYRREGEIAASLGSKRHHEAELLRTRNELARAIFQHYQDARTTAALIDVFDKGLLKQAQEALRLAQFSFQQGASSLLDVFDAQRVQRQIQMDYAQARYELSVSLAHLERAIGGTL; this is encoded by the coding sequence ATGAGAATTTACTCTGTTCTTTCACGCATCGGCCTGAGCGCCGCGCTGTATGCCATCGCGCTGCCGGCGCCGCCCAGCTTCGCGTTGGAGCCGGCCCCATCCGCCTATACCCTCGACTCGATCCTCGACTTGGCCTTGGCAAAGAATCCGGCGGTCTCGTCCGCAGAAGGCACCATCGATCAACAGCGCGGTCAACAGACCGCCGCCGGCGCGTATCCAAACCCGACCGTCACCGGCTACATGGGGTACGGCGAAGTCCGTGACAACGGTCGCGCCGATATCCGGGAATCCCTCGCCCGCGAAAAGCTCACTGAATACAATGTGACCATCGGACAGCCGTTGGAATGGCCGGCGATGCGCGCGGCGCGCCAGAAGGTGGCCGACGCGGGACTGGCAACCGCCAACGCCGGCATGTCGGAAACCCGCTTACAGCTGACCACCCAAGTCAAGGTCGCATTCTACGACCTGTTGCTGGCCCAGCGGGATGCCGCGCTGGCGCAGCAAAATCTCGACACGGTCGAAAGCGTCACGCGAATCGTCAAGGCCCGCGTGAAATCGGGAGAAGCGCCGCAATTCGAATCGATTAAAGCCGAAGTCGAAGTGCTGAAAGCTCGTCAACAGCTCGCCCGCGCGGAGAACGCCGTGCGCGTTAATCGAGCCGTGGTGGACACGCTGACCGGCGGCGCGCTCGGACCGACCTATGTCATTCAGGGCGACTTCATGGGCATGTCGAAGGAAGTCCACCTGGATGAATTGATCGTTCGCATGGGCACCGAGCATCCGTCGATTCAACGGCTGTTGAAATCGGTCGAACAATCGGACTGGAAAATCGAGTTCGAGCGGCAATCGAGAATTCCCAGCGTGACCGTCAGCGGCAGCTACTGGCGCGAGATCGGCCGGGAAGCGGTGCAAGGAGGCCTGTCGATCCCCATGCCGCTCTGGTACCGCCGGGAAGGAGAAATCGCCGCGTCGCTGGGGTCCAAGCGGCATCACGAAGCCGAATTGCTGCGAACGCGCAACGAGCTGGCGAGAGCCATTTTCCAGCACTATCAAGATGCGCGCACCACGGCCGCGCTCATCGACGTATTCGACAAAGGGCTGTTGAAACAGGCTCAAGAGGCCTTGCGGCTCGCGCAGTTCAGTTTTCAGCAAGGCGCTTCAAGCCTCTTGGACGTCTTCGATGCCCAGCGCGTCCAACGCCAAATCCAGATGGACTACGCCCAAGCGCGGTATGAATTATCCGTCTCCTTGGCACACCTTGAACGAGCGATCGGTGGAACACTATGA